A portion of the Cellulophaga algicola DSM 14237 genome contains these proteins:
- the ruvA gene encoding Holliday junction branch migration protein RuvA, which produces MIHHLKGKLVEKNPTHVVIECGGVGYFVNISLHTFSKITDAENIQLFTHLQVKEDSHTLFGFSEKSEREIFRLLVSVSGIGASIARTMLSSMSPMQIRDAIATANVSAIQSIKGIGAKTAQRVILDLKDKILKIYDIDEVSSISNNTNKDEALSALEVLGFIRKQSEKIVDKVLAQDASLSVEDIIKLSLKNL; this is translated from the coding sequence ATGATACATCACTTGAAAGGAAAGCTAGTTGAAAAAAATCCTACTCATGTGGTGATAGAATGTGGTGGAGTAGGTTATTTTGTAAATATATCTCTTCATACGTTTTCGAAAATAACAGATGCAGAAAACATTCAGTTATTTACCCATCTTCAAGTAAAAGAAGACAGTCATACTTTATTTGGTTTTTCGGAAAAATCTGAGCGGGAAATTTTCCGTTTATTAGTCTCTGTTTCTGGTATAGGCGCAAGTATTGCACGTACTATGTTGTCTTCTATGTCGCCTATGCAAATTAGAGATGCAATTGCTACGGCTAACGTTTCTGCTATCCAATCGATAAAAGGTATTGGTGCTAAAACGGCACAAAGAGTTATTCTGGATCTTAAAGATAAAATATTAAAAATCTACGATATTGATGAAGTTTCGTCAATTTCAAACAATACAAATAAAGATGAAGCGTTATCTGCTTTAGAAGTTCTTGGTTTTATACGTAAACAATCAGAAAAGATTGTAGACAAAGTTTTAGCTCAAGATGCTTCACTAAGTGTGGAAGACATTATAAAGCTTTCGCTTAAAAATTTGTAA